In Piliocolobus tephrosceles isolate RC106 chromosome 4, ASM277652v3, whole genome shotgun sequence, the following are encoded in one genomic region:
- the SPARC gene encoding SPARC: MRAWIFFLLCLAGRALAAPQQEALPDETEVVEETVAEVTEVSVGANPVQVEVGEFDDGAEETEEEVVAENPCQNHHCKHGKVCELDENNTPMCVCQDPTSCPAPIGEFEKVCSNDNKTFDSSCHFFATKCTLEGTKKGHKLHLDYIGPCKYIPPCLDSELTEFPLRMRDWLKNVLVTLYERDEDNNLLTEKQKLRVKKIHENEKRLEAGDHPVELLARDFEKNYNMYIFPVHWQFGQLDQHPIDGYLSHTELAPLRAPLIPMEHCTTRFFETCDLDNDKYIALDEWAGCFGIKQKDIDKDLVI; this comes from the exons ATGAGGGCCtggatcttctttcttctttgcctgGCCGGGAGGGCCTTGGCAGCCCCT CAGCAAGAAGCCCTGCCTGATGAGACAGAGGTGGTGGAAGAAACTGTGGCAGAGGTGACCGAG GTATCTGTGGGAGCTAATCCCGTCCAGGTGGAAGTAGGAGAATTTGATGACGGTGCAGAGGAAACTGAAGAGGAGGTGGTAGCTGAAA ACCCCTGCCAGAACCATCACTGCAAACACGGCAAGGTGTGCGAGCTGGATGAGAACAATACCCCCATGTGTGTGTGCCAGGACCCCACCAGCTGCCCGGCTCCCATTGGCGAGTTTGAGAAG GTGTGCAGCAATGACAACAAGACCTTCGACTCTTCCTGCCACTTCTTTGCCACAAAGTGCACCCTGGAGGGCACCAAGAAGGGCCACAAGCTCCACCTGGACTACATCGGGCCTTGCAAAT ACATCCCCCCTTGCCTGGACTCTGAGCTGACCGAATTCCCCCTGCGCATGCGGGACTGGCTCAAGAATGTCCTGGTCACCCTGTATGAGAGGGATGAAGACAACAACCTTCTGACTGAGAAGCAGAAGCTGAGG GTGAAGAAGATCCATGAGAATGAGAAGCGCCTGGAGGCAGGAGATCATCCCGTGGAGCTGCTGGCCCGGGACTTTGAGAAGAACTACAACATGTACATCTTTCCTGTGCACTGGCAGTTCGGCCAGCTGGACCAGCACCCCATTGATGG GTACCTCTCGCACACCGAGCTGGCCCCACTGCGCGCTCCCCTCATCCCCATGGAGCACTGCACCACCCGCTTTTTCGAGACCTGTGACCTGGACAATGACAAGTATATCGCCCTGGATGAGTGGGCCGGCTGCTTCGGCATCAAGCAGA AGGATATCGACAAGGATCTTGTGATCTAA